A genomic window from Caldicellulosiruptor kronotskyensis 2002 includes:
- a CDS encoding polysaccharide deacetylase family protein: MKVRFVSAFFAVILIYTLISSDLVFAQPQQIKIPVLVYHYFAKDQKEAQDYNSSTVVNIQKFERQMEYLYKNNFKTLTMEELYKFLKGEYTPPKKSVVITMDDGYKNNITLAYPILKKYRFRACIFVIGKFLISKNSSNEFEYLSFEDTLKYTDVFEFGSHTYDMHRLLNGMPILLQANMLDIIFDFVNNQMLINSPYFAYPFGAYDEKVIEVLKSFNYKLAFTTKKGYVTSSTDPYEIPRFTISQKTTFDQFVKIVNGEYFDVYVHKSSNKIRKSKQPTKLLDEKLQYNFIQKRG; encoded by the coding sequence ATGAAAGTTAGATTTGTCTCAGCATTTTTTGCAGTAATATTAATTTATACACTTATTTCTTCTGATTTAGTTTTCGCACAACCTCAGCAAATAAAGATACCAGTACTTGTATATCACTATTTTGCAAAGGACCAAAAAGAAGCTCAAGATTATAATTCTTCAACAGTTGTAAACATTCAAAAATTTGAAAGACAAATGGAATATTTATATAAAAATAATTTTAAAACACTGACAATGGAAGAATTATATAAATTTTTGAAAGGCGAGTATACTCCCCCTAAAAAATCAGTTGTGATTACAATGGATGATGGTTACAAAAACAATATTACCTTAGCATATCCTATCTTAAAAAAATATAGGTTTAGAGCATGTATATTTGTAATTGGAAAATTTTTAATATCTAAAAATTCCTCAAATGAATTTGAGTATCTTTCATTTGAAGACACTCTTAAATATACAGACGTCTTTGAGTTTGGTTCCCACACATATGACATGCATAGGCTGCTAAATGGAATGCCCATTCTCCTTCAGGCTAACATGCTGGACATCATTTTTGATTTTGTAAACAATCAAATGCTTATAAATTCTCCTTATTTTGCTTATCCGTTTGGCGCATATGACGAAAAAGTAATAGAAGTTTTAAAGTCTTTTAACTACAAATTAGCTTTTACTACCAAAAAAGGATATGTGACATCTTCTACTGACCCGTATGAGATCCCACGGTTTACTATCTCACAAAAAACTACTTTTGACCAGTTTGTAAAAATTGTAAATGGTGAATATTTTGATGTATATGTGCACAAATCCAGCAACAAAATCCGCAAATCTAAA